A region of Arabidopsis thaliana chromosome 5, partial sequence DNA encodes the following proteins:
- the RAPTOR2 gene encoding regulatory-associated protein of TOR 2 (RAPTOR2) yields MALGDLMVSRLSQSSVTVVTNHLYDDDDNCASSAHDDSRVSIIASPRVASSSYENLSAATSMAYLPQTLVLCDLRHDDASDIVQPPRWRLKERMKTGCVALVMCLHITVDPPDVIKISPCARLECWIDPFSMFPPRRALEAIGQNLSIQYERWLARARYKVELDPTKDDVRKLCLSCRKYAKTERVLFHYNGHGVPKPTPNGEIWVYNKNFTQYIPLPVSELDSWLKTPTIYVFDCSAARVILNAFAELHEGESSGPPKDCILLAACDVHETLPQSVEFPADVFTSCLTTPINIALKWFCRRSLLKEFIDESLIDRIPGRQNDRKTLLGELNWIFTAVTDTIAWNVLPRELFQRLFRQDLLVASLFRNFLLAERIMRSGNCTPISHPMLPPTHQHHMWDAWDMAAEICLSQLPQFFLDPNTEFQPSSFFTEQLTAFEVWLDHGSEHKKPPEQLPIVLQVLLSQCHRYRALVLLGRFLDMGPWAVDLALSVGIYPCVVKLLQTTTIELRQILVFIWTKILALDKSCQVDLVKDRGHIYFIRFLDSSDAFPEQRAMAAFILAVIVDGYKRGQESCLEANLIAVCLGHLEATQLCDPPPEPLFLQWLCLCLGKLWEDYLEAQIMGREANASEKLIPLLSEAQPEVRAAAVFALGTLLDVGFDSGKGVCDEEFDDDENIVEDIIIKSLLDVVSDGSPLVRTEVAVALARFAFGHKQHLKSVADSYWKPQNSLRTSLPSMAKFHDSGTSIVASSDMGSLTRASPDSQPVAREGRISSSLQEPFSGLMQGSPLADDSSLHSDVGIIHDGVSNGVVHQPRPLDNAIYSQSVLAMFTLAKDPSPRIASLGRRVLSVIGIEQIVAKPSKSNGRPGEAASASHTPLAGLVRSSSWFDMHTGHLPLTFRTPPVSPPQTSYLTGLRRVCSLELRPHLLGSPDSGLADPILGVSGSERSLLPQSTIYNWSCGHFSKPLLGGADANEEIAAQREEKKKFSLEHIAKCQHSSISGLSNIPIANWDTKFETGTKTALLHPFSPIVVAADENERIRVWNYEEATLLNGFDNNDFPDKGISNLCLVNELDDSLLLVASCDGSVRIWKDYATKGRQKLVTGFSSIQGQKPGASGLNAVVDWQQQSGYLYVSGESLSIMVWDLDKEQLVKSMPFESGCSVTALSASQVHGSQLAAGFADGSVRLYDVRTPDL; encoded by the exons ATGGCATTAGGGGACTTGATGGTCTCCAGGCTCTCTCAATCTTCCGTTACTGTTGTCACCAATCACCTCTACGACGACGACGACAACTGCGCCTCCTCCGCTCACGATGATTCCCGTGTGTCCATCATCGCCTCTCCCAGAGTCGCAAGTAGCAGCTATGAGAACCTCTCCGCCGCCACAAGCATGGCATACTTGCCTCAGACTCTTGTGCTCTGTGACCTTAGACACGACGACGCATCCGACATCGTCCAACCCCCAAGATGGCGCCTTAAAGAGCGA ATGAAAACAGGATGTGTTGCTCTAGTTATGTGTTTGCACATTACTGTTGATCCCCCTGATGTTATTAAGATTTCTCCCTGCGCAAGACTCGAATGCTGGATAG ATCCTTTTTCTATGTTTCCCCCAAGAAGAGCTCTTGAGGCTATTGGCCAAAACTTGAGCATTCAGTACGAGAGATGGCTGGCTCGG gcTCGATATAAAGTCGAATTGGATCCTACAAAGGACGATGTCAGGAAGCTCTGCTTGTCTTGCCGGAAATATGCAAAGACTGAGAGAGTTTTGTTTCACTATAACGGGCATGGTGTCCCTAAACCTACACCTAATGGTGAAATCTGGGTTTACAATAAG AATTTTACGCAGTACATTCCCTTGCCAGTCAGCGAGCTTGATTCCTGGTTGAAAACACCCACCATTTACGTTTTTGACTGCTCTGCTGCTAGGGTGATCCTCAATGCCTTCGCCGAG CTTCACGAGGGGGAATCTTCTGGACCCCCGAAGGACTGTATTCTACTGGCTGCTTGTGATGTACATGAGACACTTCCTCAGAGTGTTGAATTTCCAGCTGACGTTTTTACTTCTTGCCTCACAACACCTATTAATATCGCATTGAAATG GTTCTGCAGACGTTCTCTTCTGAAAGAATTTATAGATGAATCACTTATTGATAGAATTCCCGGTCGCCAAAATGACCGTAAAACATTGTTAGGAGAGTTGAACTGGATCTTCACTGCAGTCACAGACACCATTGCCTGGAATGTGCTTCCACGCG AACTTTTCCAGAGATTATTCAGACAGGACTTGTTGGTTGCTAGCCTTTTCCGAAATTTCTTACTAGCTGAGAGGATAATGCGGTCCGGAAATTGTACCCCAATATCACATCCTATGCTACCTCCTACGCATCAGCATCATATGTG GGATGCATGGGACATGGCTGCTGAAATCTGCCTTTCTCAGCTTCCTCAATTTTTTCTGGACCCAAATACGGAGtttcag CCAAGTTCATTTTTCACTGAGCAACTGACAGCTTTTGAGGTCTGGCTGGATCATGGATCTGAGCATAAGAAGCCACCAGAGCAGTTACCTATTGTTCTTCAG GTCTTACTTAGCCAGTGCCATCGGTATCGTGCTCTGGTGCTTCTTGGAAGATTTCTTGATATGGGTCCTTGGGCTGTCGATTTG GCCTTATCTGTTGGAATATATCCTTGCGTAGTGAAGCTGCTGCAAACAACAACTATTGAGCTACGGCAGATTCTTGTTTTCATATGGACAAAGATCCTAGCACTTGATAAG tccTGTCAAGTTGATCTTGTGAAGGACCGGGGCCACATATATTTCATTCGATTTTTAGATAGTTCTGATGCATTCCCAGAACAACGTGCTATGGCTGCGTTTATTTTGGCTGTTATTGTCGATGGCTACAAACGAGGCCAAGAATCATGTCTTGAAGCTAATTTAATTGCTGTTTGTCTGGGGCACCTCGAAGCAACCCAACTATGTGATCCACCGCCAGAACCATTGTTTCTACAATGGCTTTGTCTTTGTCTTGGAAAGTTGTGGGAGGACTATTTGGAGGCCCAGATAATGGGTAGGGAGGCAAATGCTTCTGAGAAGTTGATACCTCTGCTTTCCGAGGCCCAACCAGAG GTCAGGGCTGCTGCTGTTTTTGCCTTGGGTACCTTACTTGATGTTGGGTTTGACTCTGGTAAAGGTGTTTGTgatgaagaatttgatgatgatgaaaatataGTTGAAGATATTATCATAAAAAGTCTCTTAGATGTAGTTTCAGATGGGAGCCCGCTTGTCCGAACAGAGGTTGCTGTAG CTCTCGCACGGTTTGCTTTTGGACACAAACAACATCTAAAGTCAGTTGCAGATTCATACTGGAAGCCCCAAAATTCTCTGCGAACTTCTCTCCCTTCAATGGCCAAGTTTCATGACTCTGGGACTTCAATAGTTGCTTCTTCAGACATGGGTTCTCTGACTAGAGCTAGCCCTGATAGCCAACCAGTGGCTCGTGAAGGAAGGATCTCAAGCAGCCTCCAAGAACCTTTTTCCGGGCTAATGCAAGGATCTCCATTAGCTGATGACTCCTCCTTGCATTCTGATGTTGGAATCATCCATGATGGTGTCAGCAATGGAGTTGTCCATCAGCCAAGACCGCTGGATAATGCTATCTATTCGCAGAGTGTTCTAGCTATGTTTACCTTAGCTAAAGATCCATCTCCACGTATTGCAAGCCTTGGGCGGCGTGTGCTTTCTGTTATTGGGATTGAACAAATTGTTGCGAAACCCTCCAAGTCCAATGGCCGACCAGGTGAAGCAGCATCAGCATCTCACACTCCTCTGGCTGGCCTAGTTCGCTCATCCTCTTGGTTTGACATGCATACAG GCCACCTACCGTTAACATTTAGGACTCCTCCGGTAAGCCCTCCGCAAACAAGCTATTTAACTGGACTGAGGAGAGTTTGTTCGCTAGAGCTCCGACCTCATCTGCTGGGTTCTCCCGACTCTGGATTGGCTGATCCGATTTTAGGTGTAAGCGGGTCTGAACGGAGTTTGCTTCCACAATCAACTATCTACAACTGGAGCTGTGGTCACTTTTCCAAACCTCTTCTTGGCGGAGCAGATGCTAATGAAGAGATAGCAGcccaaagagaagaaaaaaaaaagttttcgCTGGAGCATATTGCAAAATGCCAGCATTCAT CAATAAGCGGGCTCAGCAATATTCCGATTGCTAATTGGGATACAAAGTTTGAAACGGGAACAAAGACGGCCCTCCTTCACCCTTTTTCTCCTATTGTAGTTGCTGCCGATGAGAATGAACGGATTAG GGTGTGGAATTACGAGGAAGCAACTCTTCTTAATGGCTTTGACAATAACGATTTTCCTGACAAAGGAATTTCAAATCTCTGCCTTGTCAATGAACTTGATGACTCTCTGCTACTTGTTGCCTCTT GCGATGGATCAGTCCGTATATGGAAAGACTACGCAACAAAGGGTAGACAAAAACTTGTCACAGGGTTTTCGTCAATCCAAGGTCAGAAGCCTGGTGCAAGTGGCCTGAACGCTGTCGTGGACTGGCAACAACAGTCAGGTTACCTG TATGTTTCTGGGGAATCGTTATCAATCATGGTTTGGGACCTGGATAAAGAACAGCTCGTCAAATCTATGCCCTTTGAATCCGGGTGCAGCGTCACAGCCCTT TCGGCTTCTCAAGTGCATGGGAGTCAACTTGCTGCTGGTTTTGCGGATGGATCTGTAAGACTCTACGACGTTCGCACACCTGACTTGTAA